A single Montipora foliosa isolate CH-2021 chromosome 7, ASM3666993v2, whole genome shotgun sequence DNA region contains:
- the LOC138009564 gene encoding uncharacterized protein, which produces MDLPDNRKVALAMLASIERRLAKTPVHATMYDNQVKDMVNREVARKLSKDEIDNYKGPVHYISHHEVLKPDSKSTPVRIVFNSSANNMGHVLNDYWAKGPDLLNNLLGVLIQFRENEVAFMGDISKMYHTVKTTLIDQHTHRFLWRNMDVSKEPDTYVIQRVSFGDKPSGMIATLALCKTAEMGSQDYPTAAKIIQSNTYMDDIIESTKDLQTAKKLTEDIEKLISKGGFKLKEWILSHSAESREETFVPNEPNVFSERYLE; this is translated from the coding sequence ATGGATCTACCAGATAATCGTAAAGTTGCATTAGCAATGCTCGCCTCTATTGAAAGGAGACTCGCAAAGACTCCGGTACATGCTACAATGTACGACAATCAAGTCAAGGATATGGTGAACAGAGAAGTAGCACGCAAACTTTCTAAAGACGAGATAGACAATTACAAAGGCCCCGTACACTACATCTCCCATCATGAGGTTCTGAAACCAGATTCCAAATCAACCCCTGTGAGAATAGTCTTCAATAGTAGCGCGAACAATATGGGCCATGTCCTGAATGACTACTGGGCCAAAGGACCAGATCTTCTCAACAATTTGCTTGGAGTACTAATACAATTTCGAGAAAACGAAGTAGCATTCATGGGAGACATCAGCAAAATGTACCATACCGTCAAAACAACTTTGATTGATCAACACACGCACAGATTCTTGTGGCGAAATATGGATGTGTCGAAGGAACCGGATACTTACGTTATACAAAGAGTATCTTTCGGAGATAAGCCATCGGGAATGATCGCAACATTGGCACTTTGCAAGACAGCCGAAATGGGGAGTCAAGATTATCCCACCGCAGCGAAGATCATACAAAGTAATACGTATATGGACGATATAATCGAAAGTACAAAGGACCTGCAAACGGCAAAGAAGCTTACCGAAGATATAGAGAAACTGATTAGCAAAGGCGGATTCAAACTCAAAGAATGGATATTATCACACAGCGCGGAGAGTCGAGAGGAGACATTCGTACCAAACGAACCAAATGTTTTCTCCGAAAGGTACTTGGAGTGA
- the LOC138009565 gene encoding uncharacterized protein gives MILSQINSIYDPLGLAGPFTVRAKILMRRLWTSNEKLDWDDPIPEENRQQWLIFFNELPEMNHVRFKRCMKPSDAVGDPSLVIFSDASNDAYGSCAYARWPRQGGGFASNLIVSKNRLAPVKTMSIDKIELCGAVLNKRLKSFVDKECRYSFQKCYHIVDSQIVHCMTQKDSYGFNTFAATRIGEIQEGTNVEDWYWCESEHNIADWLTRGNKPSDIDHSSSWQEGPSFLQYPESEWPITHNYSEPQIPKQILKVANIVNASVEDSLAARIDIEKFSEYNRLLRVTARVLKLYERNPRLTFKNATQDLNSKDIERAEIFWI, from the coding sequence ATGATATTGTCACAAATAAACAGCATATACGACCCTCTTGGACTCGCAGGACCCTTTACCGTTCGAGCTAAAATCTTAATGCGACGCTTATGGACAAGCAATGAGAAACTAGATTGGGATGATCCAATCCCCGAAGAGAATAGACAGCAATGGTTGATATTCTTTAATGAATTACCCGAGATGAATCATGTCAGATTTAAGAGATGCATGAAACCGTCAGACGCAGTTGGTGATCCATCTCTTGTCATCTTCAGCGATGCCTCGAATGACGCTTACGGATCCTGTGCTTATGCAAGGTGGCCACGACAAGGTGGAGGATTTGCAAGTAACCTGATTGTATCTAAAAATCGTCTTGCCCCTGTCAAAACAATGTCCATTGACAAAATTGAGCTCTGCGGAGCGGTATTAAACAAGCGACTAAAGTCTTTCGTCGATAAAGAGTGCAGATACAGCTTTCAAAAATGTTATCACATAGTTGACTCTCAGATAGTGCATTGCATGACTCAGAAAGATTCTTATGGCTTCAATACTTTCGCTGCTACACGAATCGGTGAAATCCAAGAAGGTACTAACGTAGAAGATTGGTACTGGTGTGAAAGTGAACACAACATCGCAGACTGGTTGACCAGAGGAAATAAACCTAGTGACATTGATCATAGCAGCAGTTGGCAAGAAGGACCTTCATTCCTTCAATATCCAGAAAGCGAGTGGCCTATTACTCATAACTACTCTGAACCACAAATACCAAAGCAAATCCTGAAAGTGGCGAATATAGTCAACGCAAGTGTGGAAGATAGCTTAGCAGCTCGTATTGATATTGAAAAATTTTCAGAGTACAACCGTCTGCTACGAGTGACGGCAAGAGTTCTAAAGCTTTATGAAAGAAACCCCAGACTGACATTTAAGAATGCCACGCAAGACCTAAACAGTAAAGATATCGAAAGGGCAGAAATATTTTGGATTTGA